The proteins below come from a single Cervus elaphus chromosome 4, mCerEla1.1, whole genome shotgun sequence genomic window:
- the LOC122690109 gene encoding zinc finger protein 2 homolog: MWKRHQKIHTGKKFCECDLCNKIFSNNSSLATHRRVHTGEKPYKCNECGKAFSLFATLARHHRVHTGEKPYQCNECGKIFSHHSNLIRHQKIHTRKKLYECDMCSEVFSRNKNLAIHQKVHTGDKPYKCNECDRRFSDSSHLASHQRTHTGEKPYKCNECGKVFTIRATLGRHQRVHIAKKPNKCNECGQIFTQKSSLTRHQQIHSGMKPFKCSDCGKAFRQNSHLTSHGRVHFVKKPFNYIECAKSFTQVSALTTYKKIQT, from the coding sequence atgtggaaaaGGCATCAGAAAATTCATACAGGAAAGAAGTTCTGTGAATGTGATCTCTGCAACAAAATCTTCAGTAATAATTCAAGCCTTGCAACTCATCGGAGAgttcatactggggagaaaccttataaatgtaatgaGTGTGGCAAAGCTTTTAGTCTGTTTGCAACCCTTGCACGGCATCatagagttcatactggagagaaaccttaccaGTGTAATGAGTGTGGAAAAATCTTTAGTCACCACTCTAACCTCATCAGACATCAGAAAATTCATACCAGAAAGAAGTTATATGAATGTGATATGTGTAGCGAGGTCTTCAGTCGAAATAAAAACCTTGCAATTCATCAGAAGGTTCATACTGGAGATAAACCCTATAAGTGTAATGAGTGTGACAGGAGGTTTAGTGACAGTTCACATCTTGCAAGTCATCAGAgaactcatactggagagaaaccttacaaatgtaatgaGTGTGGCAAAGTTTTCACTATACGTGCAACTCTTGGAAGACACCAGAGAGTTCATATTGCAAAGAAACCTAacaaatgtaatgaatgtggcCAGATCTTTACTCAAAAATCAAGCCTTACACGTCATCAACAAATTCATTCTGGAATGAAACCTTTCAAATGTAGTGATTGTGGCAAAGCCTTCCGTCAAAATTCACACCTTACAAGTCATGGGAGAGTACATTTTGTAAAGAAACCTTTCAACTACATTGAGTGTGCAAAATCCTTTACTCAAGTCTCAGCCCTTACTACATACAAGAAAATCCAGACatga